The following coding sequences are from one Rutidosis leptorrhynchoides isolate AG116_Rl617_1_P2 chromosome 11, CSIRO_AGI_Rlap_v1, whole genome shotgun sequence window:
- the LOC139874400 gene encoding secreted RxLR effector protein 161-like — MEAVIRIIRYLKKIADHGVIFKRHGHLKTQIYTDASWAGEKGDRKSTSGFFTLVGGNLVAWKSKKQKVISLSSAESEFRGIAKGVVEALWIKKLLTEIGFPPNEAIQILCDNEAIIAISENSVQHDLTKHVEID; from the coding sequence atggaagctgtaatTAGAATCATAAGATATTTGAAGAAAATAGCGGATCATGGAGTTATTTTTAAGAGACATGGACACCTAAAAACtcaaatatatacagatgcaagttgggctggagaaaaaggggaTAGAAAATCTACCTCTGGATTCTTCACACTTGTTGGAGGTAATCTGGTGGCAtggaaaagtaaaaaacaaaaAGTTATATCTCTTTCAAGTGCCGAGTCAGAATTTAGGGGAATAGCAAAAGGGGTTGTTGAAGCGCTATGGATCAAGAAATTGCTGACAGAAATTGGTTTCCCTCCAAATGAGGCAATTCAAATCTTATGCGACAATGAAGCAATAATTGCCATTTCAGAGAATTCAGTTCAGCATGATCTAACCAAACATGTGGAAATAGACTGA